The proteins below come from a single Triticum urartu cultivar G1812 unplaced genomic scaffold, Tu2.1 TuUngrouped_contig_8859, whole genome shotgun sequence genomic window:
- the LOC125532032 gene encoding putative disease resistance protein At1g59780 encodes MAEAIVGPLVSKLQELALSEGRALVAVSGEIGTLRDKLMWLLAFLQEADPRRRTRASELMRVLVRHTRDAAFSAEDAVDEYVFCVDLSRYPSWSRAILGFLAGSTTQLLVRHRLSGEIAAINGRLEEIIKNKEKYRLDDSAAVSSVRTWTASAASSSVSLTWSAFPCSVTCQVYLYHRSAYVLNYKSTPICHLFSLNLLNGAQEANEVD; translated from the coding sequence ATGGCGGAGGCAATCGTCGGCCCGCTGGTGAGCAAGCTCCAGGAGCTGGCCCTGAGCGAGGGGAGGGCGCTGGTTGCCGTCAGCGGCGAAATCGGGACCCTCCGCGACAAGCTCATGTGGCTGCTGGCCTTTCTTCAGGAGGCCGACCCCCGGCGCCGCACCCGCGCCAGCGAGCTCATGCGCGTCCTTGTGCGCCATACCCGCGACGCCGCGTTCAGCGCCGAGGACGCCGTCGACGAGTACGTCTTCTGCGTCGACCTGTCTCGGTACCCCAGTTGGTCCCGCGCCATCCTCGGCTTCCTCGCCGGCTCCACCACGCAGCTCCTCGTCCGGCACAGGCTCTCCGGTGAGATCGCGGCCATAAACGGCCGGCTCGAGGAGATCATCAAGAACAAGGAGAAGTACAGGCTGGACGACTCCGCCGCCGTATCATCGGTGCGAACGTGGACCGCGTCTGCTGCCTCCTCAAGTGTCTCACTCACCTGGTCAGCCTTCCCCTGCAGTGTCACTTGCCAAGTTTATCTTTATCATCGATCTGCATATGTGCTGAACTATAAAAGTACACCGATCTGCCATCTTTTTAGTTTAAATTTACTGAATGGAGCACAAGAGGCCAATGAGGTCGACTAA